CGATCACCGCGACCGCCTCGGCCAGCGTGAGGTCACCGGCGAGGAAGACGACGTCACCGCGCGGCTTCATCACCTCGCTCAGCGAGCGGTCGCCGGCCTCGAAGACGTCGTCGACGAGGCGGCGCTCGCCCTCGGGGATGTTCTCGTGGCCCGAGATCATCATCCGCAGCTCCTCCTCGTCCACCTCGTCGCCTGCGGCGTCGGGGTTGCCGCCCAGCAGCCGGACGAGCAGGTTGGTCGAGAGCGAGAGCAGCCAGATGACGGGCGTCATGACGGTGGCGAAGCGACCCAGCGGCGGGGCGAAGAGCTTGGCCACGCCGACCGAGCGCTGGAGCGCGAGCCTCTTGGGCACGAGCTCACCGAGCACGAGCGAGAGGTAGGACACCACGAGGGTCGTCACGACGAGCGACACCGTGTCCGGGCCCGGCAGGCCGAGCCCCTCGAAGACCGGCGCGAAGGACGGCGCGAGCGTCGAGGCGCCGAAGGCGGCGGAGAAGAAGCCCGCCACCGTGACGCCGATCTGCACTGCCGAGAGGAAGCGGTTCGGGTCGCGTGACAACGAGGCCACCGAGTGACCACGGCCACCCTCGGTCTCCAGCCGGTCCACCTGTCCCGAGCGCAGCGAGACCAACGCGATCTCGGTCGCGGCGAACACACCGCCCACGAGGATGAACGCGAGGACGAGCAGGACGTCGATCCAGGTGCCGGGTTCCACGGCACGAACCTATCGGCGGAACCTGAGAGGGGCCCTCATCCGAGCAGGGCCTCGGTGTTGGTCCAGCACACCGCGCGCAGCCACTCCTCGCCCAGGTCGAGCCGCTCGAGCGCGTCGAGCTGGGTGGCGTAGGGGTAGGGGATGTTGGGGAAGTCGCTCCCGAGGTGGACCCTGCCGGCCAGCCCGAGATCGCGCAGCCGCGGCAGCAGCTCGGGTGGGTAGGCGCCGCCCATCTCCTCGAAGAACGGCGTGAACGCCATCGTGGTGTCGAGCGCGACCCGCTCGTGGGCCTCGGCGAGGGCGAGGAACTCGGCGTACTCCGGTGCGCCGGCGTGGGCGATCACCAGTCGCAGCCGCGGGTGGCGCGCCAGCAGCGCGGCGACCGGCGCGGGACCGGTGTGCTCAGTGGGGACGGGCCCGCTCCCGGCGTGGAGCACGACCGGGGTGCCGGTGTCGGCGACGATCCCCCACGCCTCGTCGAGCAGCGGGTCGGTGACGTCGAACGCGCCGACCTGCACGTGGACCTTCCAGACCTGCACCCGGTGCGGCGACGGCGCGGAGCGGGAGGCGACGTACGCCGCGACGCCGGGCTCGGGGAAGAACGTCCCGCACACGAGGGCCTCGGGCACCCGTGCGGCGAAATCGGCGGCCCAGTCGTTGAGGAACTCGGCCATGTCCGGCCGGTGGGCGTAGGGCAGGGCGGTGAAGCGGCGTACGCCGAACGAGCGCAGCGTCTCGACCAGCGCCTCGTCGTCGTCGCGGTAGTGCAGCGGCCACGGACGTCCGATCAGCGGCCCGGCGGCGTCGAACTGCGCGCGCACCTTGGCCATCACCCGCGGCGGCAGGAAGTGGGTGTGCAGGTCGAGCAGGCCCGGGAGCCCGAGCGACCCGGCGAACGCGACGGGGTCCCTCATCGGGTCAGTCCCGGTGACCCTTGAGGCGACGCTGCACCGCCTCCACCTTCTCGCGGTTGGCCGTGCGCTCGGCGAGGGTGTGGCGCTTGTCGTAGGACTTCTTGCCCTTCGCGAGCGCGATCTCGACCTTCGCGCGGCCGTCCTTGAAGTAGAGGGCGAGCGGGACGATCGTGTAGCCCTTGTCGGTGATCTTGCGCTCGATCTTGTCGATCTCGGAGCGGTTGAGCAGCAGCTTGCGGCGGCGGCGCGCGGAGTGGTTGGTCCAGGTGCCCTGGCTGTACTCCGGGATGTGCACGCCGAGCAGCCATGCCTCGCCGTTGTCGATCTCGGCGAAGCCGTCGACGAGGGACGCGCGGCCCTGGCGCAACGACTTCACCTCGGTGCCCATCAGGACCAGCCCGGCCTCCCAGGTGTCCTCGATGTGGTAGTCGTGGCGGGCCTTCTTGTTCTGCGCGACCATCTTCTGGCCCTGCTCCTTCGCCATGGAGCCATTCTCTCAGGCGGTGTCCAGCGCCTTACAGCCAGTTCATCGGGTCGACGGCCCGGCCGTTGGCCATCACGGTGAAGTGCAGGTGGCAGCCCGTGGACCAGCCGGTGCTCCCCTCGAAGCCGATGACCTGTCCCTCGGCCACCCGGTCGCCCACGCCGACGTTGTAGCCGCTGGCGTGGTTGTAGATCGTGGCGATGCCGCGGCCGCCGAGGACGCCGTGGTCGATGATCAGCCGGTTGCCGTAGACGCCGCTGAAGTAGGACGACACCACCCTGCCGGGAGCGGCCGCGCGCAGCGGGGTCCCGCAGCCGCCACCGAAGTCGACGCCGTCGTGGAGGCCCCAGTAGCGGTAGATCGGGTGGGTGCGGTAGCCGAAGGGGGAGGTGACGTAGCCATCGACCGGGTAGGCCAGCAGACCGGGGCTCGGGGCGGCCGCCTGCGATCGCGCCTGTGACCGGGCCTTCGCTGCCTCTGCGCGCTGGCGGCGCAGGGCGGCGAGGGCCCGCTTGCGCAGCATCTCCTCGATCTGCTCCTGCTCCCGCTGCAGCTTGCGGAGCTTGGCCACGTCGGCCGCACGCGCCTCGCGGGCGCCGACCCGGGCGTCGCGACGCTCGACGACCATCGAGACGACGGAGTCCTTGGCCGACTGCTCCTCGGCCTCGAGCTGCTGCATGAGGAGGAGGTGCTCGGCGGCTGCCTCGCGCTTGGCGGCCACGTCGTCGCGCGCCTCGGTGACCTCCTGCTCGCGGACCTCGAGCAGCACCTCGGCGGCCGTGAGCTCGTCGTACGCCCGGGCCTCCTGCCCGACGATGACGTCGCGTACGCCGTCGCGGCGGGTGAGCTCCTCGGTCGTCTCGGCGTCGATGAGCGACGAGAAGGCGATCAGCTCGGGGTCGCCCTCGGAGTACATGTCGGCGATCGTCGCCGCGACGCGCTCGCGCTGCTCCTCACGGTCGACCTGGCCCTGCTCCAGCGCCTCCTCCGCGGACGCCAGCTCGGCCTCGGCAGTGGCGAGCTCGGCCTGCATCCGGGCGTCTCGCTCGCGGGCGACCTCGACCTTGCCCCGCGCCGTGGCCAGCTGGGTCTTGGCGTCGGCTAGCTGGGCCTGGGCGGCCTGGAGCCGGGCACTGGCGCGGCGCAGCTGCGAGCTCGACTCGCCGAGGTCGTCCTGGGCGCTCTCGAGCTGTCGCTCGACCTTGTCCTGCTTGTCCTTGAGGTCGTCGGCGTGCGCGGCGGAGACGCCCAGGGCCATGACGGCGACAAGTGCTGCGGCCGTGCGGCGATGAGCGGTACGGGGGAAGGAACGCACCGGAGGAGCCTTTGTGTTCGGGGAAGGGAACACCCCGACGCTAACCCCCGCGGATCACACTTTGAGGTATTTGCGCGTCAACACGAGTGTCGGGAGCAGCGTGAGCAGCGGGCCGAGGATCGCGACCGACCCGGCGGCCAGCCAGAACTCGTCCCAGCCGATCCACGGGACGAACTTCAGCCGGTTCGCGGAGAGCTCGTCGATGCCGAAGTACATGAAGCCCCAGAGCGCGCCGCCGGCCAGCACGACGCCGATCAGGGCGGTCACCAGTGCCTCGAGGAGGAAGGGCAGCGCGATGTAGAGCGTCGAGGCGCCCACCAGCCGCATGATGCCGATCTCCTTGCGCCTGGCGAAGGCCGCGAGCCTGATCGTGTTGGCCACCAGGAGCAGGGCGGCGAACACCAGGAAGGCGGCGGTGCCGAGCGCGACCCACTGGAGCATGTTGATCGACTCCAGGATCGGAGCCACCTGCTCGCGCATGTCGCGCACCTTGGAGACGCCGTCGAGGCCCTGCACGGCACTGGTGATGCCTTCGTACTCGTCGGGGTCCTGCAGCGTGATCCACAACGTCTGCGGCATGTCCTCGGCGGTGATCGCGGGGTTCTCACCGGTGAACAGCTCGTCACCGTAGAGCTCGCGGGCCTTGCCGAGCGCCTGCTCGCTGGACTCGAAGTGGTAGTCCGCGACCTCCGGGTTGTCCTCGACGACGGCGGCGATCTCGGTCTTCTGCGCGTCGGTGACCGCGTTGGGGCACACCGCGCTGCTGTCGTTGACCCGGCACAGGTAGACCGTGATCTGGAGCTGGTTGCCCCAGTGGTCGGCGGCCTTGGACGCCTGCTGGTTGAACAGGACGCCGACGCCGACGAGCGTGAGCGAGACGAAGAGGGTCAGCACCACGGCGAGGTGCATGGACACGTTGCGCCGCAGGCCCTGGCCGAGCTCGGAGGAGACGTAGCGAAGCTGCATGGAGGGGAGGCTCTCGATCTGTTGCGTCGAAGATCTGGGGGTTGTCAGCGCACGCGAGCGCGTCAGGTCTGGTGGCCGTAGACGCCCTGCGCCTGGTCGCGCACGACGTGGCCGTTCTCGAGCTCGATGACGCGCTTGCGCATCTGGTCGACGACGCCGGAGTCGTGGGTCGCCATGACGACGGTCGTGCCGGTGCGGTTGATGCGGTCGAGGAGCTTCATGATCCCGACCGACGTGGTCGGGTCCAGGTTTCCGGTCGGCTCGTCGGCGATGAGGATCATCGGTCGGTTGACGAAGGCACGGGCCACGGCCACGCGCTGCTGCTCGCCACCGGAGAGCTCGTCGGGCATCCGGTCGCCCTTGCCGCTGAGGCCGACCAGCTCGAGCGTCTCGGGGACCAGGTCCTTGATCTCCTTGCGCGACTTGCCGATCACCTGGAGCGCGAAGGCGACGTTCTCGGTGACGGTCTTGTTGGGCAGCAGCCGGAAGTCCTGGAAGACGGTGCCGATGTCGCGGCGCAGCCGCGGGACCTTCCAGCTGGCCAGCCGGTTGATCTCCTTGCCCGCGACGTAGACCCGGCCCGAGGTGGGGCGGTACTCCCGGAGCACCAGCCGCAGGAAGGTCGACTTGCCGGAGCCCGAGGACCCGACGAGGAAGACGAACTCCCCCTTCTCCACGTCGACCGAGATGTTGTCGAGGGCGGGG
This sequence is a window from Nocardioides sp. S5. Protein-coding genes within it:
- a CDS encoding amidohydrolase family protein, with protein sequence MRDPVAFAGSLGLPGLLDLHTHFLPPRVMAKVRAQFDAAGPLIGRPWPLHYRDDDEALVETLRSFGVRRFTALPYAHRPDMAEFLNDWAADFAARVPEALVCGTFFPEPGVAAYVASRSAPSPHRVQVWKVHVQVGAFDVTDPLLDEAWGIVADTGTPVVLHAGSGPVPTEHTGPAPVAALLARHPRLRLVIAHAGAPEYAEFLALAEAHERVALDTTMAFTPFFEEMGGAYPPELLPRLRDLGLAGRVHLGSDFPNIPYPYATQLDALERLDLGEEWLRAVCWTNTEALLG
- the smpB gene encoding SsrA-binding protein SmpB, encoding MAKEQGQKMVAQNKKARHDYHIEDTWEAGLVLMGTEVKSLRQGRASLVDGFAEIDNGEAWLLGVHIPEYSQGTWTNHSARRRRKLLLNRSEIDKIERKITDKGYTIVPLALYFKDGRAKVEIALAKGKKSYDKRHTLAERTANREKVEAVQRRLKGHRD
- a CDS encoding M23 family metallopeptidase, translating into MRSFPRTAHRRTAAALVAVMALGVSAAHADDLKDKQDKVERQLESAQDDLGESSSQLRRASARLQAAQAQLADAKTQLATARGKVEVARERDARMQAELATAEAELASAEEALEQGQVDREEQRERVAATIADMYSEGDPELIAFSSLIDAETTEELTRRDGVRDVIVGQEARAYDELTAAEVLLEVREQEVTEARDDVAAKREAAAEHLLLMQQLEAEEQSAKDSVVSMVVERRDARVGAREARAADVAKLRKLQREQEQIEEMLRKRALAALRRQRAEAAKARSQARSQAAAPSPGLLAYPVDGYVTSPFGYRTHPIYRYWGLHDGVDFGGGCGTPLRAAAPGRVVSSYFSGVYGNRLIIDHGVLGGRGIATIYNHASGYNVGVGDRVAEGQVIGFEGSTGWSTGCHLHFTVMANGRAVDPMNWL
- the ftsX gene encoding permease-like cell division protein FtsX, translating into MQLRYVSSELGQGLRRNVSMHLAVVLTLFVSLTLVGVGVLFNQQASKAADHWGNQLQITVYLCRVNDSSAVCPNAVTDAQKTEIAAVVEDNPEVADYHFESSEQALGKARELYGDELFTGENPAITAEDMPQTLWITLQDPDEYEGITSAVQGLDGVSKVRDMREQVAPILESINMLQWVALGTAAFLVFAALLLVANTIRLAAFARRKEIGIMRLVGASTLYIALPFLLEALVTALIGVVLAGGALWGFMYFGIDELSANRLKFVPWIGWDEFWLAAGSVAILGPLLTLLPTLVLTRKYLKV
- the ftsE gene encoding cell division ATP-binding protein FtsE codes for the protein MIRFEKVTKAYPGHPHPALDNISVDVEKGEFVFLVGSSGSGKSTFLRLVLREYRPTSGRVYVAGKEINRLASWKVPRLRRDIGTVFQDFRLLPNKTVTENVAFALQVIGKSRKEIKDLVPETLELVGLSGKGDRMPDELSGGEQQRVAVARAFVNRPMILIADEPTGNLDPTTSVGIMKLLDRINRTGTTVVMATHDSGVVDQMRKRVIELENGHVVRDQAQGVYGHQT